One window of Athalia rosae chromosome 2, iyAthRosa1.1, whole genome shotgun sequence genomic DNA carries:
- the LOC105683961 gene encoding formin-binding protein 1-like isoform X4, protein MSWGTELWDQYENLSLHTQKGIEFLERYGHFVRDRCAIEVEYAAKLRRLVKTYQPKKKEEEDYQYSPCRAFRLELNEVNDQAGQREVIAENLQANVLRELTILVKDFKEDRKKHLQEGARLMATLTGQIGNLERARKAYEKAFREAERALDNYQRADADLNLSRAEVEKQRMNMTVKTQQCEEAKTEYANQLQKTNDMQTLHYHTAMPEVFQHLQELDEKRVKNMRNYMTKSVAIERAVAPIIEQCLDGIEKAANEINEKEDTLLVIERYKSGFQPPGDFPFEDLSAAKSYDSNSQLSQPVMQPIHNHLTVKGTVSGGKIKKRVGLFGIFSSNKEDCSDLPPNQRKKRLQQRIDEIQAKIQQETAARDGLMKMKGVYEQNPALGDPMSIEGQLNESSHKLDKLGTEMTKFQGYLDEAMRAGVNLSSPSQVSRKPTTNGSATRPLSSRRSSHSGGEESLSRSASDSSVSNVNTSQPVHKKSAPGTPQPIHGSTNSPESGLGASRTSLPGSGGEEYYLDDLEAQPPLGTCRALYPFDATSEGSIPMYDGEELYMIELDQGDGWTRVRRISQPIEGFVPTSYIECNLYNT, encoded by the exons ATGAGCTGGGGCACCGAGTTATGG gACCAGTACGAGAATCTCTCGTTGCACACGCAAAAAGGTATAGAATTCCTGGAAAGATATGGACACTTCGTGCGCGATCGATGTGCTATCGAAGTCGAATATGCCGCAAAACTCAG AAGGCTCGTCAAGACCTAccaaccgaagaaaaaagaggaggaagattACCA gtacAGTCCTTGCCGTGCCTTCAGATTGGAATTGAATGAGGTCAACGATCAAGCTGGACAGCGAGAAGTGATTGCTGAAAATCTTCAGGCAAATGTTCTTCGGGAGTTGACCATTCTTGTGAAAGATTTCAAGGAGGATCGCAAGAAACATTTACAGGAGGGTGCCAGACTTATGGCAACGCTCACTGGACAAATAGGGAACTTAGAACGTGCCAGAAAGGCTTACGAGAAAGCCTTTCGTGAAGCGGAGAGAGCATTGGATAATTATCAGCGTGCCGATGCAGACCTTAATCTTTCTAGAGCTGAG GTCGAAAAGCAGAGGATGAACATGACTGTGAAAACGCAGCAGTGTGAAGAAGCGAAAACAGAGTATGCGAATCAATtgcaaaaaacaaacgataTGCAAACGTTACATTATCACACAGCAATGCCAGAAGTTTTCCAGCATTTGCAG GAACTGGATgaaaaaagggtgaaaaacaTGCGAAACTACATGACAAAATCCGTTGCCATTGAAAGAGCTGTCGCTCCGATCATCGAACAATGTCTGGATGGGATAGAAAAAGCagcaaatgaaataaacgagaaagaaGACACACTCTTGGTGATTGAACGTTATAAAAGCGGTTTTCAACCACCTGGAGATTTTCCATTCGAGGATCTATCTGCCGCCAAATCCTATGATAGTAACAGTCAGTTATCTCAACCAGTAATGCAACCGATACATAATCATCTGACTGTCAAAGGAACAGTTTCTGGTGGCAAGATAAAGAAACGTGTCGGTCTCTTTGGAATCTTCAGTAGTAACAAG GAGGATTGTAGCGATTTGCCTCCTAACCAACGGAAAAAGCGCCTACAACAACGGATCGATGAAATTCAGGCCAAAATTCAACAAGAAACAGCAGCACGAGATGGTCTTATGAAAATGAAGGGGGTCTATGAACAAAATCCCGCATTAGGTGATCCGATGAGCATAGAGGGTCAACTCAATGAATCCAGTCATAAGCTAGATAAGCTTGGTACAGAGATGACAAAGTTTCAAGGCTATCTTGACGAAGCTATGCGTGCTGGTGTAAACTTATCGAG TCCGAGTCAAGTTTCACGTAAGCCAACAACTAATGGTTCAGCGACAAGACCACTTAGTTCCAGAAGATCCAGCCATTCTGGCGGAGAGGAAAGCCTCTCAAGATCTGCCTCAGACTCAAGTGTTAGCAATGTTAATACTAGTCAACCAGTGCATAAAAAGAGTGCTCCTGGAACACCTCAACCAATCCATGG TTCCACGAACAGCCCGGAGTCCGGTTTGGGGGCATCACGAACATCCCTACCCGGAAGCGGAGGTGAAGAATATTACCTCGACGACCTTGAAGCCCAGCCACCCTTAGGAACCTGTCGAGCACTTTACCCCTTTGATG CGACGAGCGAGGGTTCCATCCCGATGTATGATGGAGAAGAACTTTATATGATCGAGCTTGATCAGGGTGATGGATGGACGCGTGTGCGTCGTATTTCACAACCTATCGAAGGTTTTGTGCCCACCTCCTACATAGAGTGTAATTTATACAATACATAG
- the LOC105683974 gene encoding protein flightless-1 isoform X1, translating into MQPPAYNTQEVQRISQEQGEQNVAMAVCLQLAGRSIIRVVSRCEAAHDNCNLDLSECELMQVPDAVYHLMRHTELKRCNLSGNDITKIPPKFALKFSLINELNLSHNQMSKLPEELSELQALKRLDISHNAFIALPPVTCRIPQLEQLLANDNSIIDVDVERLRHAPALEFIDLQNNPLTTRVHDLLQTLIEVKIELTPREHEEWDDLTV; encoded by the exons ATGCAGCCCCCCGCGTATAACACCCAGGAAGTTCAACGCATTTCTCAGGAACAAGGCGAACAAAATGTTGCGATGGCAGTTTGCCTCCAACTGGCTGGAAGATCCATCATCAGAGTCGTATCGAGGTGCGAAGCTGCTCATGACAACTGTAATTTAG ATTTGTCCGAATGTGAGCTGATGCAAGTACCAGATGCAGTTTACCACTTAATGCGGCACACCGAACTCAAGAGATGCAACCTATCCGGAAATGATATCACGAAAATCCCGCCTAAATTTGCCCTTAAGTTTTCACTGATAAACG aacTGAACCTGAGCCACAACCAAATGAGCAAACTTCCCGAAGAACTTTCGGAATTGCAAGCCTTGAAAAGGCTCGATATTTCTCACAATGCTTTTATCGCGTTGCCACCTGTTACATGCAGAATACCTCAGCTGGAACAACTTCTCGCCAATGATAATTCCATCATAG ATGTTGACGTGGAAAGATTGAGGCATGCTCCCGCTCTGGAATTCATCGATCTTCAAAATAATCCCCTGACTACACGGGTGCACGATCTACTCCAAACATTGATTGAAGTAAAAATCGAGCTTACTCCGCGAGAACACGAAGAATGGGATGATTTAACGGTTTGA
- the LOC105683974 gene encoding leucine-rich repeat-containing protein 40 isoform X2 — protein MAHAVTRVVLRCEKAQEDEHLDLSECELMQVPDAVYHLMRHTELKRCNLSGNDITKIPPKFALKFSLINELNLSHNQMSKLPEELSELQALKRLDISHNAFIALPPVTCRIPQLEQLLANDNSIIDVDVERLRHAPALEFIDLQNNPLTTRVHDLLQTLIEVKIELTPREHEEWDDLTV, from the exons ATGGCGCACGCGGTAACACGAGTGGTGCTACGGTGCGAAAAAGCGCAGGAAGACGAGCATTTGg ATTTGTCCGAATGTGAGCTGATGCAAGTACCAGATGCAGTTTACCACTTAATGCGGCACACCGAACTCAAGAGATGCAACCTATCCGGAAATGATATCACGAAAATCCCGCCTAAATTTGCCCTTAAGTTTTCACTGATAAACG aacTGAACCTGAGCCACAACCAAATGAGCAAACTTCCCGAAGAACTTTCGGAATTGCAAGCCTTGAAAAGGCTCGATATTTCTCACAATGCTTTTATCGCGTTGCCACCTGTTACATGCAGAATACCTCAGCTGGAACAACTTCTCGCCAATGATAATTCCATCATAG ATGTTGACGTGGAAAGATTGAGGCATGCTCCCGCTCTGGAATTCATCGATCTTCAAAATAATCCCCTGACTACACGGGTGCACGATCTACTCCAAACATTGATTGAAGTAAAAATCGAGCTTACTCCGCGAGAACACGAAGAATGGGATGATTTAACGGTTTGA
- the LOC105683961 gene encoding formin-binding protein 1-like isoform X2: MSWGTELWDQYENLSLHTQKGIEFLERYGHFVRDRCAIEVEYAAKLRRLVKTYQPKKKEEEDYQYSPCRAFRLELNEVNDQAGQREVIAENLQANVLRELTILVKDFKEDRKKHLQEGARLMATLTGQIGNLERARKAYEKAFREAERALDNYQRADADLNLSRAEVEKQRMNMTVKTQQCEEAKTEYANQLQKTNDMQTLHYHTAMPEVFQHLQELDEKRVKNMRNYMTKSVAIERAVAPIIEQCLDGIEKAANEINEKEDTLLVIERYKSGFQPPGDFPFEDLSAAKSYDSNSQLSQPVMQPIHNHLTVKGTVSGGKIKKRVGLFGIFSSNKKLIEVCIALKNNVPGYGDGAKEDCSDLPPNQRKKRLQQRIDEIQAKIQQETAARDGLMKMKGVYEQNPALGDPMSIEGQLNESSHKLDKLGTEMTKFQGYLDEAMRAGVNLSSPSQVSRKPTTNGSATRPLSSRRSSHSGGEESLSRSASDSSVSNVNTSQPVHKKSAPGTPQPIHGPESGLGASRTSLPGSGGEEYYLDDLEAQPPLGTCRALYPFDATSEGSIPMYDGEELYMIELDQGDGWTRVRRISQPIEGFVPTSYIECNLYNT, translated from the exons ATGAGCTGGGGCACCGAGTTATGG gACCAGTACGAGAATCTCTCGTTGCACACGCAAAAAGGTATAGAATTCCTGGAAAGATATGGACACTTCGTGCGCGATCGATGTGCTATCGAAGTCGAATATGCCGCAAAACTCAG AAGGCTCGTCAAGACCTAccaaccgaagaaaaaagaggaggaagattACCA gtacAGTCCTTGCCGTGCCTTCAGATTGGAATTGAATGAGGTCAACGATCAAGCTGGACAGCGAGAAGTGATTGCTGAAAATCTTCAGGCAAATGTTCTTCGGGAGTTGACCATTCTTGTGAAAGATTTCAAGGAGGATCGCAAGAAACATTTACAGGAGGGTGCCAGACTTATGGCAACGCTCACTGGACAAATAGGGAACTTAGAACGTGCCAGAAAGGCTTACGAGAAAGCCTTTCGTGAAGCGGAGAGAGCATTGGATAATTATCAGCGTGCCGATGCAGACCTTAATCTTTCTAGAGCTGAG GTCGAAAAGCAGAGGATGAACATGACTGTGAAAACGCAGCAGTGTGAAGAAGCGAAAACAGAGTATGCGAATCAATtgcaaaaaacaaacgataTGCAAACGTTACATTATCACACAGCAATGCCAGAAGTTTTCCAGCATTTGCAG GAACTGGATgaaaaaagggtgaaaaacaTGCGAAACTACATGACAAAATCCGTTGCCATTGAAAGAGCTGTCGCTCCGATCATCGAACAATGTCTGGATGGGATAGAAAAAGCagcaaatgaaataaacgagaaagaaGACACACTCTTGGTGATTGAACGTTATAAAAGCGGTTTTCAACCACCTGGAGATTTTCCATTCGAGGATCTATCTGCCGCCAAATCCTATGATAGTAACAGTCAGTTATCTCAACCAGTAATGCAACCGATACATAATCATCTGACTGTCAAAGGAACAGTTTCTGGTGGCAAGATAAAGAAACGTGTCGGTCTCTTTGGAATCTTCAGTAGTAACAAG AAGTTGATCGAGGTGTGCATTGCTTTAAAG AATAATGTGCCTGGATATGGTGATGGTGCAAAGGAGGATTGTAGCGATTTGCCTCCTAACCAACGGAAAAAGCGCCTACAACAACGGATCGATGAAATTCAGGCCAAAATTCAACAAGAAACAGCAGCACGAGATGGTCTTATGAAAATGAAGGGGGTCTATGAACAAAATCCCGCATTAGGTGATCCGATGAGCATAGAGGGTCAACTCAATGAATCCAGTCATAAGCTAGATAAGCTTGGTACAGAGATGACAAAGTTTCAAGGCTATCTTGACGAAGCTATGCGTGCTGGTGTAAACTTATCGAG TCCGAGTCAAGTTTCACGTAAGCCAACAACTAATGGTTCAGCGACAAGACCACTTAGTTCCAGAAGATCCAGCCATTCTGGCGGAGAGGAAAGCCTCTCAAGATCTGCCTCAGACTCAAGTGTTAGCAATGTTAATACTAGTCAACCAGTGCATAAAAAGAGTGCTCCTGGAACACCTCAACCAATCCATGG CCCGGAGTCCGGTTTGGGGGCATCACGAACATCCCTACCCGGAAGCGGAGGTGAAGAATATTACCTCGACGACCTTGAAGCCCAGCCACCCTTAGGAACCTGTCGAGCACTTTACCCCTTTGATG CGACGAGCGAGGGTTCCATCCCGATGTATGATGGAGAAGAACTTTATATGATCGAGCTTGATCAGGGTGATGGATGGACGCGTGTGCGTCGTATTTCACAACCTATCGAAGGTTTTGTGCCCACCTCCTACATAGAGTGTAATTTATACAATACATAG
- the LOC105683961 gene encoding formin-binding protein 1-like isoform X3 — MSWGTELWDQYENLSLHTQKGIEFLERYGHFVRDRCAIEVEYAAKLRRLVKTYQPKKKEEEDYQYSPCRAFRLELNEVNDQAGQREVIAENLQANVLRELTILVKDFKEDRKKHLQEGARLMATLTGQIGNLERARKAYEKAFREAERALDNYQRADADLNLSRAEVEKQRMNMTVKTQQCEEAKTEYANQLQKTNDMQTLHYHTAMPEVFQHLQELDEKRVKNMRNYMTKSVAIERAVAPIIEQCLDGIEKAANEINEKEDTLLVIERYKSGFQPPGDFPFEDLSAAKSYDSNSQLSQPVMQPIHNHLTVKGTVSGGKIKKRVGLFGIFSSNKNNVPGYGDGAKEDCSDLPPNQRKKRLQQRIDEIQAKIQQETAARDGLMKMKGVYEQNPALGDPMSIEGQLNESSHKLDKLGTEMTKFQGYLDEAMRAGVNLSSPSQVSRKPTTNGSATRPLSSRRSSHSGGEESLSRSASDSSVSNVNTSQPVHKKSAPGTPQPIHGSTNSPESGLGASRTSLPGSGGEEYYLDDLEAQPPLGTCRALYPFDATSEGSIPMYDGEELYMIELDQGDGWTRVRRISQPIEGFVPTSYIECNLYNT; from the exons ATGAGCTGGGGCACCGAGTTATGG gACCAGTACGAGAATCTCTCGTTGCACACGCAAAAAGGTATAGAATTCCTGGAAAGATATGGACACTTCGTGCGCGATCGATGTGCTATCGAAGTCGAATATGCCGCAAAACTCAG AAGGCTCGTCAAGACCTAccaaccgaagaaaaaagaggaggaagattACCA gtacAGTCCTTGCCGTGCCTTCAGATTGGAATTGAATGAGGTCAACGATCAAGCTGGACAGCGAGAAGTGATTGCTGAAAATCTTCAGGCAAATGTTCTTCGGGAGTTGACCATTCTTGTGAAAGATTTCAAGGAGGATCGCAAGAAACATTTACAGGAGGGTGCCAGACTTATGGCAACGCTCACTGGACAAATAGGGAACTTAGAACGTGCCAGAAAGGCTTACGAGAAAGCCTTTCGTGAAGCGGAGAGAGCATTGGATAATTATCAGCGTGCCGATGCAGACCTTAATCTTTCTAGAGCTGAG GTCGAAAAGCAGAGGATGAACATGACTGTGAAAACGCAGCAGTGTGAAGAAGCGAAAACAGAGTATGCGAATCAATtgcaaaaaacaaacgataTGCAAACGTTACATTATCACACAGCAATGCCAGAAGTTTTCCAGCATTTGCAG GAACTGGATgaaaaaagggtgaaaaacaTGCGAAACTACATGACAAAATCCGTTGCCATTGAAAGAGCTGTCGCTCCGATCATCGAACAATGTCTGGATGGGATAGAAAAAGCagcaaatgaaataaacgagaaagaaGACACACTCTTGGTGATTGAACGTTATAAAAGCGGTTTTCAACCACCTGGAGATTTTCCATTCGAGGATCTATCTGCCGCCAAATCCTATGATAGTAACAGTCAGTTATCTCAACCAGTAATGCAACCGATACATAATCATCTGACTGTCAAAGGAACAGTTTCTGGTGGCAAGATAAAGAAACGTGTCGGTCTCTTTGGAATCTTCAGTAGTAACAAG AATAATGTGCCTGGATATGGTGATGGTGCAAAGGAGGATTGTAGCGATTTGCCTCCTAACCAACGGAAAAAGCGCCTACAACAACGGATCGATGAAATTCAGGCCAAAATTCAACAAGAAACAGCAGCACGAGATGGTCTTATGAAAATGAAGGGGGTCTATGAACAAAATCCCGCATTAGGTGATCCGATGAGCATAGAGGGTCAACTCAATGAATCCAGTCATAAGCTAGATAAGCTTGGTACAGAGATGACAAAGTTTCAAGGCTATCTTGACGAAGCTATGCGTGCTGGTGTAAACTTATCGAG TCCGAGTCAAGTTTCACGTAAGCCAACAACTAATGGTTCAGCGACAAGACCACTTAGTTCCAGAAGATCCAGCCATTCTGGCGGAGAGGAAAGCCTCTCAAGATCTGCCTCAGACTCAAGTGTTAGCAATGTTAATACTAGTCAACCAGTGCATAAAAAGAGTGCTCCTGGAACACCTCAACCAATCCATGG TTCCACGAACAGCCCGGAGTCCGGTTTGGGGGCATCACGAACATCCCTACCCGGAAGCGGAGGTGAAGAATATTACCTCGACGACCTTGAAGCCCAGCCACCCTTAGGAACCTGTCGAGCACTTTACCCCTTTGATG CGACGAGCGAGGGTTCCATCCCGATGTATGATGGAGAAGAACTTTATATGATCGAGCTTGATCAGGGTGATGGATGGACGCGTGTGCGTCGTATTTCACAACCTATCGAAGGTTTTGTGCCCACCTCCTACATAGAGTGTAATTTATACAATACATAG
- the LOC105683961 gene encoding formin-binding protein 1-like isoform X1: MSWGTELWDQYENLSLHTQKGIEFLERYGHFVRDRCAIEVEYAAKLRRLVKTYQPKKKEEEDYQYSPCRAFRLELNEVNDQAGQREVIAENLQANVLRELTILVKDFKEDRKKHLQEGARLMATLTGQIGNLERARKAYEKAFREAERALDNYQRADADLNLSRAEVEKQRMNMTVKTQQCEEAKTEYANQLQKTNDMQTLHYHTAMPEVFQHLQELDEKRVKNMRNYMTKSVAIERAVAPIIEQCLDGIEKAANEINEKEDTLLVIERYKSGFQPPGDFPFEDLSAAKSYDSNSQLSQPVMQPIHNHLTVKGTVSGGKIKKRVGLFGIFSSNKKLIEVCIALKNNVPGYGDGAKEDCSDLPPNQRKKRLQQRIDEIQAKIQQETAARDGLMKMKGVYEQNPALGDPMSIEGQLNESSHKLDKLGTEMTKFQGYLDEAMRAGVNLSSPSQVSRKPTTNGSATRPLSSRRSSHSGGEESLSRSASDSSVSNVNTSQPVHKKSAPGTPQPIHGSTNSPESGLGASRTSLPGSGGEEYYLDDLEAQPPLGTCRALYPFDATSEGSIPMYDGEELYMIELDQGDGWTRVRRISQPIEGFVPTSYIECNLYNT; this comes from the exons ATGAGCTGGGGCACCGAGTTATGG gACCAGTACGAGAATCTCTCGTTGCACACGCAAAAAGGTATAGAATTCCTGGAAAGATATGGACACTTCGTGCGCGATCGATGTGCTATCGAAGTCGAATATGCCGCAAAACTCAG AAGGCTCGTCAAGACCTAccaaccgaagaaaaaagaggaggaagattACCA gtacAGTCCTTGCCGTGCCTTCAGATTGGAATTGAATGAGGTCAACGATCAAGCTGGACAGCGAGAAGTGATTGCTGAAAATCTTCAGGCAAATGTTCTTCGGGAGTTGACCATTCTTGTGAAAGATTTCAAGGAGGATCGCAAGAAACATTTACAGGAGGGTGCCAGACTTATGGCAACGCTCACTGGACAAATAGGGAACTTAGAACGTGCCAGAAAGGCTTACGAGAAAGCCTTTCGTGAAGCGGAGAGAGCATTGGATAATTATCAGCGTGCCGATGCAGACCTTAATCTTTCTAGAGCTGAG GTCGAAAAGCAGAGGATGAACATGACTGTGAAAACGCAGCAGTGTGAAGAAGCGAAAACAGAGTATGCGAATCAATtgcaaaaaacaaacgataTGCAAACGTTACATTATCACACAGCAATGCCAGAAGTTTTCCAGCATTTGCAG GAACTGGATgaaaaaagggtgaaaaacaTGCGAAACTACATGACAAAATCCGTTGCCATTGAAAGAGCTGTCGCTCCGATCATCGAACAATGTCTGGATGGGATAGAAAAAGCagcaaatgaaataaacgagaaagaaGACACACTCTTGGTGATTGAACGTTATAAAAGCGGTTTTCAACCACCTGGAGATTTTCCATTCGAGGATCTATCTGCCGCCAAATCCTATGATAGTAACAGTCAGTTATCTCAACCAGTAATGCAACCGATACATAATCATCTGACTGTCAAAGGAACAGTTTCTGGTGGCAAGATAAAGAAACGTGTCGGTCTCTTTGGAATCTTCAGTAGTAACAAG AAGTTGATCGAGGTGTGCATTGCTTTAAAG AATAATGTGCCTGGATATGGTGATGGTGCAAAGGAGGATTGTAGCGATTTGCCTCCTAACCAACGGAAAAAGCGCCTACAACAACGGATCGATGAAATTCAGGCCAAAATTCAACAAGAAACAGCAGCACGAGATGGTCTTATGAAAATGAAGGGGGTCTATGAACAAAATCCCGCATTAGGTGATCCGATGAGCATAGAGGGTCAACTCAATGAATCCAGTCATAAGCTAGATAAGCTTGGTACAGAGATGACAAAGTTTCAAGGCTATCTTGACGAAGCTATGCGTGCTGGTGTAAACTTATCGAG TCCGAGTCAAGTTTCACGTAAGCCAACAACTAATGGTTCAGCGACAAGACCACTTAGTTCCAGAAGATCCAGCCATTCTGGCGGAGAGGAAAGCCTCTCAAGATCTGCCTCAGACTCAAGTGTTAGCAATGTTAATACTAGTCAACCAGTGCATAAAAAGAGTGCTCCTGGAACACCTCAACCAATCCATGG TTCCACGAACAGCCCGGAGTCCGGTTTGGGGGCATCACGAACATCCCTACCCGGAAGCGGAGGTGAAGAATATTACCTCGACGACCTTGAAGCCCAGCCACCCTTAGGAACCTGTCGAGCACTTTACCCCTTTGATG CGACGAGCGAGGGTTCCATCCCGATGTATGATGGAGAAGAACTTTATATGATCGAGCTTGATCAGGGTGATGGATGGACGCGTGTGCGTCGTATTTCACAACCTATCGAAGGTTTTGTGCCCACCTCCTACATAGAGTGTAATTTATACAATACATAG
- the LOC105684556 gene encoding ubiquitin-like protein 5, whose amino-acid sequence MLEITCNDRLGKKVRVKCNPDDTIGDLKKLIAAQTGTHWEKIVLKKWYTIFKDHIKLQDYEIHDGMNLELYYQ is encoded by the exons ATGCTTGAAATAACGTGTAATGATCGACTGGGCAAGAAAGTTAGGGTGAAATGTAATCCAGATGACACAATAGGGGacctgaaaaaattaatagctGCACAAACGGGAACGCACTGGGAGAAAATAGTCTTAAAGAAGTGGTACACCATTTTTAAGGACCACATCAAGCTGCAAGATT ATGAAATACACGACGGTATGAATTTGGAGCTGTATTACCAATGA
- the LOC105684537 gene encoding surfeit locus protein 4 homolog has protein sequence MVIQQEVVSRAEEIADQVIRNGKHVLPTLARLCLIATFLEDGLRMWFQWTEQREYMDMSWNCGKFLATLFVLINLIGQLGGCVMVIARWRVSIACGALFFIVVLQTFAYSILWDLQFLFRNLALIGALLLVLAESRVEGRSLFAGVPTLGENKPKNLLQLAGRVLLAFMFITLIRFEVSFLQILQDILGSILMVLVTIGYKTKLSALLLVLLLSALNLYHNAWWTIPDYKPLRDFLKYDFFQTLSVIGGLLMIVSLGPGGVSMDEHKKKW, from the exons ATGGTCATCCAACAAGAGGTGGTTTCGAGAGCCGAAGAGATCGCCGATCAG GTGATACGAAATGGAAAACACGTGTTACCCACACTTGCCCGGTTGTGTCTTATCGCAACATTTCTGGAAGATGGCTTACGAATGTGGTTTCAATGGACTGAGCAAAGAGAATACATGGATATGTCTTGGAATTGCGGAAAATTCTTGGCTACTCTATTTGTCCTGATTAATTTGATCGGGCAGCTGGGAGGCTGTGTTATGGTCATTGCCAGATGGCGGGTCAGCATAGCTTGTGGAGCATTATTCTTCATCGTCGTTCTTCAAACTTTTGCCTACAGCATTCTCTGGGATCTACAATTCTTATTCAGGAATTTAGCTCTTATCGGAGCACTGTTATTGGTCCTAGCCGAATCAAGAGTCGAGGGAAGATCCCTCTTCGCAGGTGTTCCGACTCTGGGCGAGAATAAACCCAAGAATTTGTTACAATTAGCTGGAAGAGTGTTGCTGGCTTTTATGTTCATTACGCTCATACGATTCGAAGTTTCATTCCTCCAAATACTTCAAGACATTCTTGGGAGTATTCTTATGGTTTTAGTCACTATTGGATACAAGACTAAACTTAGTGCATTACTCCTCGTATTACTTCTCTCTGCTCTCAACTTGTATCACAACGCATGGTGGACCATTCCAGATTATAAACCATTGAGGGACTTTCTCAAATATGACTTCTTCCAG ACTTTATCGGTGATAGGAGGCCTCTTGATGATCGTATCTTTGGGGCCTGGCGGCGTTTCAATGGACGAGCATAAGAAAAAATGGTAG